In Quercus robur chromosome 11, dhQueRobu3.1, whole genome shotgun sequence, the following proteins share a genomic window:
- the LOC126706525 gene encoding pentatricopeptide repeat-containing protein At5g39710 yields MPFLKPPIHRSLSSLCSSSDTLLADKAIVYLRRHPHHDLQSLSSNFTPEAASYLLLKSQFDQTLTLKFLTWAKPHKFFTFQCKCLTLHILTRFKLYKSAQSLAEDVALSTSHDDHKGSLVFQCLKDSYHSCKSSSAVFDLVVKSYSHLSFIDKALNIVNLAKSQGFMPGVLSYNAILDAVIRSKGSVKFAQQVFDEMTESGVSPNVYTFNILIRGFCVAGNLEMGLRFFGEMEKRGCLPNVVTHNTLIDAYCKLGRVDEAFGLLRSMALKGLEPNLISYNVMINGLCREGRMKETSQVLEEMNKKGYVPDEVTYNTLVNGYCKEGNFHQALVLHSEMMSNGLSPNVVTYTALINSMCKAKNLNRAMEFFDQMRVRGLVPNGRTYTTLIDGFCQEGILNEAYRLLNEMTQRGFSPSIVTYNALINGHCILGRVEEAIGVIRDMMEKGLAPDVVSYSTIISGFCRNGEVEKAFQMKLAMVEKGVLPDAVTFSTLIHGLCLQRRLIEACDLYQEMLNVGLRPDEFTYTTLINAYCVEGDLNKALQLHDEMVQKGFLPDAVTYSVLINGLNKQARTREAKRLLLKLFYEESVPNDVTYNTLIENCSDNEFKSVVALVKGFCMKGLMDEADQVFQSMLQRKHRPDEAVYNVIIHGHCRGGNVQRAYNLYKEMLNSGFVPHTVTVIALFKALFKEGMNEELSQVIRNILKSCRLTDAELAKVLVEINHKEGNMDAVFNVLTEMAKDGLLPNSGRTAYAGG; encoded by the coding sequence ATGCCCTTCCTAAAACCTCCGATTCACCGTTCACTCTCTTCCCTCTGTTCCTCCTCCGACACACTCCTCGCCGACAAAGCAATCGTGTACCTCAGACGCCACCCTCACCACGACCTCCAAAGTCTCTCTTCCAATTTTACCCCTGAAGCTGCTTCCTATTTACTCCTCAAGTCCCAGTTCGatcaaaccctaaccctaaaatTCCTCACCTGGGCCAAACCCCACAAATTCTTCACCTTTCAATGCAAGTGCCTCACTCTCCACATTCTCACTCGCTTCAAGCTCTACAAGTCTGCCCAGTCTCTTGCCGAGGACGTGGCACTCAGTACCTCACACGATGACCACAAGGGCAGTTTGGTCTTTCAATGCCTCAAGGACTCGTACCATTCTTGCAAATCAAGCTCTGCGGTTTTTGACTTGGTGGTAAAGTCTTATTCCCACTTGAGTTTCATTGATAAGGCTTTGAACATTGTTAATTTAGCGAAATCTCAGGGTTTTATGCCTGGTGTGTTGTCCTATAATGCGATTCTTGATGCGGTTATAAGGTCGAAAGGGTCGGTTAAGTTTGCACAGcaggtgtttgatgaaatgacTGAGAGTGGGGTTTCGCCGAATGTGtatacttttaatattttgattcGGGGTTTTTGTGTGGCGGGGAATTTGGAAATGGGTTTGAGGTTTTTCGGTGAAATGGAGAAGAGAGGGTGTTTGCCGAATGTGGTTACCCATAATACGTTGATTGATGCGTATTGTAAGTTGGGGAGGGTTGATGAGGCGTTTGGGTTGTTGAGGTCGATGGCATTGAAGGGTTTGGAGCCGAATTTGATTTCGTATAATGTGATGATCAATGGGTTGTGTCGCGAGGGGAGGATGAAGGAGACGAGTCAGGTTCTTGAGGAGATGAATAAAAAGGGTTATGTTCCTGATGAGGTGACCTACAATACACTTGTCAATGGATATTGtaaggaaggaaattttcaCCAAGCACTTGTTTTACATTCGGAAATGATGAGTAATGGATTGTCACCAAATGTTGTTACATATACTGCGTTGATTAATAGTATGTGCAAGGCTAAGAATTTAAACCGTGCAATGGAGTTCTTTGATCAGATGCGTGTTAGAGGACTTGTACCAAATGGGAGGACTTATACAACGTTGATTGATGGGTTCTGCCAAGAGGGAATCTTGAATGAAGCCTACCGGCTTCTAAATGAAATGACTCAGAGAGGATTCTCACCTTCAATTGTGACTTACAATGCTCTTATTAATGGACACTGCATTTTGGGGAGGGTCGAAGAGGCCATAGGAGTTATACGAGATATGATGGAGAAAGGTTTGGCTCCAGATGTGGTGAGTTATAGTACTAttatttctgggttttgtcGAAATGGGGAAGTAGAGAAGGCATTTCAAATGAAGCTGGCGATGGTTGAGAAAGGTGTTTTGCCTGATGCTGTTACCTTCTCAACACTTATTCATGGTCTCTGCCTGCAAAGAAGACTAATTGAAGCTTGTGATCTCTACCAAGAGATGCTGAACGTGGGCCTGCGCCCTGATGAATTTACTTACACAACTTTGATAAATGCCTATTGTGTAGAAGGGGACTTAAATAAGGCACTTCAGTTGCATGATGAGATGGTACAAAAGGGCTTTCTACCTGATGCTGTTACCTACAGTGTGCTTATTAATGGACTTAACAAGCAGGCTCGGACAAGGGAAGCAAAAAGGCTTCTTCTCAAGTTGTTCTATGAGGAGTCTGTCCCAAATGATGTCACATACAATACTCTAATAGAAAACTGTAGTGATAATGAATTTAAGAGCGTGGTAGCTCTTGTAAAAGGATTTTGTATGAAGGGTTTGATGGATGAAGCAGATCAAGTTTTTCAGTCAATGCTTCAGAGGAAACACAGGCCTGATGAAGCAGTTTATAATGTTATTATACATGGGCATTGTAGAGGTGGAAATGTTCAGAGGGCGTATAATCTGTACAAGGAAATGTTGAATTCTGGTTTTGTTCCTCATACTGTGACTGTTATTGCTCTGTTTAAAGCACTTTTCAAGGAAGGTATGAATGAGGAGTTGAGTCAGGTCATAAGGAACATATTGAAAAGTTGTAGGCTCACTGATGCTGAACTTGCAAAAGTACTTGTTGAAATTAATCATAAAGAAGGGAACATGGATGCAGTATTTAATGTACTCACTGAGATGGCTAAGGATGGCCTCCTACCAAATAGTGGGAGAACCGCTTATGCTGGGGGATAA